From a region of the Alnus glutinosa chromosome 1, dhAlnGlut1.1, whole genome shotgun sequence genome:
- the LOC133881264 gene encoding uncharacterized protein LOC133881264: protein MRPPSPGGPGGPPPGWPPGPGAPPAPWPGPPGFMGGFFSGLCSTISSCVYLFCCCWLLQDCFGGPPGPPAGPPAPLPIPAGPPPPPGPPGPLGAPPPPWPPLPPIGPPVPPGPLGSFIDLPPPPGPPGGPFGPPGPPGGPPGPPPP from the exons ATGAGACCACCGAGTCCTGGTGGACCAGGCGGGCCTCCGCCTGGCTGGCCTCCTGGGCCTGGAGCTCCTCCGGCTCCATGGCCTGGACCGCCGGGTTTTATGGGTGGCTTCTTCAGTGGACTATGCAGCACTATATCTTCTTG CGTCTACCTCTTCTGCTGCTGCTGGTTGCTACAAGACTGCTTTGGTGGTCCACCTGGGCCTCCTGCTGGCCCACCAGCTCCTCTTCCTATTCCTGCTGGCCCACCTCCCCCTCCTGGTCCCCCGGGCCCTCTTGGTGCTCCACCTCCCCCTTGGCCTCCTCTACCACCAATTGGCCCACCTGTTCCTCCTGGGCCACTTGGCTCTTTTATTGATCTGCCTCCTCCTCCTGGTCCTCCTGGCGGCCCATTTGGTCCTCCTGGGCCTCCTGGTGGCCCACCTGGACCGCCACCTCCATAA